The genomic segment ACATTTACATGTATGTAACAAATGTAAAATGTGTTAGCGACCTGTGGCCATGCTCTCACAGTTTATTCCCACATATAAAAATCCAAatgaatttatatttatatacataAAATCAGGCTCACTTGTAGTGCTACACATCAAACGTCAGCCACATCATCCTCCGTTTGAAGAATCTTCCAATAACAAAACTTGGCAACCACATTTTTTCCAGACATACTTTTTTTGAATAAATctcatttaatatattttatttacaatcaaCACTGTTCCTAGTAGCAATTGCTTGTTTAAGTGTGTTCTGTGCGTGAACTTTAGACACAATAAGCTTCAAAACAAAGTCCTGACCATTAAAACACATAATGATCCATGCTTCCTAACACCTGTCTAATGTACATTGGTTGCACAGGCACTTAAGTTAGAACAAAATAAGGGTCGGTGGTCAAAATCCCCGtggcattttgaattttaaaaggaagGGGTACAGCGTGTAGTACAGGGGCCATGTGACAGTATCTTTAGGGTGTCATTGCTAAACCCTAAAAGCAAGGAGTAGCATGAATGCACGGTTTATCCTTTCATTGAAAACGCATGTGGTTTGTCCACTACTACAGACGGTGGCAGTAAACTATACAGGTATATAGAGTAAATAAGAGAAATAATGCACGAATTGTAATGACTCCAGTAAACTGCGATGTTTGACCAAtgtaatgagatttttttttcccttgggtGAACATACAATTGTAACAGCGAAAAGTTCCATATATCAAATGATATTATAATCTCCGAATACTTtcattttttcttgaatataaCACACAAGACTGACCAAACAATCCAATCATAACTTTTACAGTACAGAAAATTTGCACTTAAAAAACCCTTCAGTTTGTATACACGACTGTAAACTCCAGATACTTAATTAACCACATGTCAAATAGTAAGTGCCGACATAGAATTCCATGCTGAATCCAAGAAAAGAAATTgcggtatttttttttcctttaaaaggGCGAAGGATTTATAATTGTTACAAATAGGTgggaaatatacaaaaaaaacggGCATGTTTTGGAGCCTCATACTGCAACAGGAACTAAATCGAGCCAcgtaaatttaatgaaaaaaaaattgcaccgtGTCTTGGACACATCAAATTTTTGCTTTCAGATATATATACCCACGTTATACTCCCGCCCCACCCCCACATGTCAATATTAACGAGTTTTCAACAATGGATTTTTAAATTACAAGTGTGTATCATTTAATATTGGTCTGCAGTCAATTTCCCCCAAATTAAACGTCTTTCGACTTAACACTATAAGTGCGCTTCCAGTATTAAGTTGCAATTCtgtcaaaaaaaaacccctttcaTCTAACATTTTAGCGGATTCAGTTTTAATTCTTGCAGAACATATTTACGTGATACACCGTATCTGATAAGAAGCAATGGTTATATCAAAATTATTAGTAGAGAATCACATAGGAGACTGGTTTGAAACcaggaaaaatacaaaacagcTATAGATACATAGACACCGGACAATTTATAATAATTTGgaaaatgttatttttctttcCTCCTAATTTTGAAATTCTTGTTTAAATGCACTTATCTTTATATCGATATTTCTCAAAAGTTTACAAAATAAACCAAAATAAAAGACTAAATTCCTTTCGTTACAAAATGATAAGTAGCAAGTTGTTCTGAACGATACAGGAGTTTTTGAATGCGTTTTTTTTAGTTCGTGTACAGTCATTGAAATCCACAGTCCTTTTTTATTCTTCCctctcttcaattttttttgtgtcaCATAGGTAAACTTGTAACAGCCTTTTATTTCCCTCTTGAcagaaggaatttgcaaaataatgtcacttgccttttttcccccatcctATTTATTGAATCGACATGTAAGGCCAGTTGAAGCTGCTCCCGGATAATAACATATCACGGATCAGGGTTTCTATGGGGGTTTTACCTACCAAACGGACGAAGAATAATTGCTCGATGACGGAAGATGAGACGGTACGAAGAGAAGGGAGTCGAAGTAAAAGCTTCCCAAAGCGGGTCGGCTGGTTTGGATACTGGCTACGAACATACTCCTCCAGAGCACATTGCGATTTCTCCTGTAAGCTTTCTATATGGGCCACATCAGACAAGCCACAAGCATCTTCATTAAGGATAGAGGACACAAAGgaaggagcaaaaaaaaagaaatatattaGAAAAAGTGTAGGATTAAATATATTACACCCATACTTGCATGGGACCTTTAATTAGAGAGCATAGGTTATGACCTGACCTAGCCATTGCATCTTGCAATACTGCATACCCAGGCCAGCAGACGCATATTATTACAGCCATCAAAGAAAACACAAAGCACAGATTCACAACCACATTTTACATAATACTTTATTTTTGCGTTTGTAAACTCAAACACATTTAGCCTGCACCCGCGAGTAACATGCATGTATACAAATGTATTTCTCGTCAGCATGTAACACCAAAGTCCTCACAAAACAGTGAGTTTGCTTCGCTGCACACAAGGCCTGACATTTTacaaatagtaataaattaactgCTATGGTAATGTCATCGATTGCTCTTGGTTGAGTAGGATCAAGTAGACTGAACAAACAAAATAAACCGCATAACATTTAAAAGTGTTTCCAAGCCGGTTAGTAAttcaagtatttaaaaaaaaagactaagaAAAATACGACTTCATAAAAGCTGGCATGGTGTAACttaaagcaaacacacaaaacgtCACCCTTACTTAAACTCAGTCGCCTGGATATTGTTTTTCTCTAACTGAACGTTCACTTTAATATGAcgaatctgggtttttttttacaaaaagacattttggaaaggcgtcgtttatgtgtgtgtgtgtgtgtgtgtgtgtgtgtgtgtgtgtgtgtgtgtgtgtgtgtatgtgtgtgtgtgtgtgtgtgtgtgtgtgtgtgtgtgtgtgagtgcgtggaAATAATAACATGGGGGGGAAAAAGGAAGTTTGGGTCACGGCTCGAGCACTGGAAGGGGTCCAGAGAGTCTTCCAGATCCCCAGATCACCCTGGCACAAGGAAAGGGTTGTGAACCGCTTTCCCACAGAAAGTGACATTTTCTGCTTCCTGATAGCAATCCCTGAAAGCTTTATACTAGCACTAAATGAACGGCTTTGCTGCAGTTATAACTTGAAGTCACCAATGCTGAACTCAATGTAAATTAATTAACCTACTCtgtgaaatatgaaaaaaaagtaatttattcTCTTTCCAAATGTACATTTGCACTCTGTAAAAATATCTTAATGCACATTCCCGTGTAAAATGTTGGAAAATATGCTGTAACTGTACATGGCATAAATTATAACAAAAGGTTAAAAAGCTCACGgtgttttcattatatttttaaacttgtattTTGCTAAATCAAGGAGACTTTTTAgtcattcaacatttaatagacaTATGTGGAGACTGCATGACAATATGTTAAGTGCATTGAAAGCAGGGCTGAACATTTGCCTGCATCTCCATTCTGATCTGATGTCATGGCTGTTCTGATTGCAGATCAGCCATATTTTGGAATGAATATTTGCTTACCTGAAGTGAAGAGGACGATGGCCTTTAAGCAGCTGTACTCTGCCGAATCGACGTGCAAAGCCTTGAGTTTTTCGACTTGTTCCTGGAAGATCCTTATGTGATCCATGAAAGCCACGACCCTATCTGCAGACATCGGGGACGCATGGAGCCCGGCGGCGGCTAAGAGAGGAGCCACGTGAAGAGGCATAGAGCACTGGGCAGCGTTCAGAACAAACAACTCACTCCAGGTCAGCCTGAGCAGGGCTACCTGGTCTGTGATCTGCAGATCCGGGAAGAAAGGGATATTCCTCGCCCATTCCACGGCGCTGAAGAGGAGCCGAGCGGCCAGTTCACAAATGTTTTCAATGCCCATGATATTGTTCGGTTGCATGCACTGGCTGCCGTAGCGGGAAGTCGGGTAGGGCTCGGCCCGCAGTAAGAGGGAGATATATCCCGATAAATAGGAATGGCAGTTGAGTGGGTCTCCGTTTGTCAAGGCGAACTGGCCTGGAGTCGGTTGTGTAGGTGGCATTCTTCCCCTTTGGACTGCTGCAGTGCGAAAAGAACAGACTACAGATATTGAAACCTGAATCTTACCACATTTTCAGACAGTTTGCACACAATACATCTCCCTCGCCATTTACTAAAAGAAACGAGCTGCCACAGACACcgtctttttaaaataaatctcacCCATTCCAGCACAATGTTGCATATTTTAAACCATGACTGCATATGCTAAGCCAAACACTGCAATGAAATTTTGCTATGTCATTTCCCTGAAGCGTGTAAAAACTGATTAAATATTTTACAACAATGGCTGATTTATTTTCCCTATCTGAACTTTACTCAGCAAACTGCTCCAACTTGCACAGAGCATTATTAGCTCCCTTCTCTTTTTTTCATGTGAAGTTTCATGTGCAAAATAACACATTTTTCAAATTAGATTACAATCAAAACACGCTTTCTAGGGTTAATCTACAACTTGAAATTTTCGAGcaccctctctcccacactcagttatctctctctcacacacacacaccctctctttctctctctctctcacacacacacacacaccctctctttctctctctctctctcacacacacacaccctctctttctctctctctcacgccaaatgaaagcaaaataaaacatttacaaGAATACTTAAAAGGACTTTCTCGACCATAGACTATGGGGACAGACGGAGGCAATTGATTGGAATATGCATGCATGCAAGCCTATTTTAACTTTATAGAATTAAACAAGCGCTTTTCTTTTcgctgggtggggggtggtaaaAGCGGTTCAAAGatttgaaataaattaattctcAATACCTTCCCGTCTCATGCCGACTTTGAGGCATTTTTTCAGGCGACAGTACTGACACTGATTGCGGTGGTGTTGGTCTATGGGGCAGTTCCTGTTGGCACGACATGTGTACGTCAGGTTTCTGCGCACACTTCTTTTAAAGAAACTCTTGCAGCCTTCGCAGGTGAACTGGCCGTAGTGTTTGCCGCTCGATTTGTCCCCGCATACCACACACTCGATGTGCTGCTGCTGTTTCTCGCCTTGCTGCTGGTTGGACTGGGCCGGGGTACCCGGGGCTCCCGGCTGTCCCGGGGTCTGCGGGGTAAGGGGTGCTCCAGAAGGCTGTTGCGGTCCTTGCTGAGGCGGGGGTGGCTGGGTGCCCTGCGCTCCGGCCACGTCGTCTTGCGGGTCTCGCCACGTACTAACTACCATTGCCATATCTCGGGCAGAGTGTTATAAGGCAGCAAAAAAAAGGTCTTGTCTCTTTGGATCGGCAaatcaggggtggggagggtgggggggggggggaatgaaggcAGGAGAGTCGATGAGCTGACCCCCCAAaaaatagagagggagagagagagaaagggaaagagaaagaaagaaagagagagagcagcaGTTCAAGCCCGATCGGCAGAGAGGAGGTGAGTGTCGGGGGGCCAAGACCAGGGTAGCACGCAGTCAGCCATTCAGGAAACCCATCAAAAAAGGAAGAAGGGGGGGACGAAAGGTTAAAGattgaaaagaacaaaaatgatcgACTCTTGCAGACAGATGCACGATCCGGAGTAGAAGTGCCCGACCATCAACTGATCATAGATTCTCCGCCGTACTGTGCTGGAACACGATGAGAGTCAACAACTCGCCAGCAAGAGACTACAAAAAAAGACCCAGAGTCGACGTCGTGAAAAAGGGAGAGCTATAGAACCTCTCTCATGCGAGaggaggcaaaaaaaaaggaagagagagagaatcaaACTGATCAAATATGCAAAAGGGGGTTGGAAGTGAATCCGATTTGAACGAGCGGGCTTGCGGAGTAATTTTTCTGAAAGGGGAAATCTGCGCGGATGGCTGTATATAGTGAACTTTGACACGACTATTGAAACTGACACGTTTCTATGGAGATGCTTTCCTTATATGGCTCTGCCGAGTGACGGAGCCAAGCGGCGGCTGCTTGCGACTGACAATCAAAGGCGACTGGTCAGAGCTTTAGGTTCGAGGGGCTGGGACATCTGGCCCGCCCCCTGCACCGCATTGGATAGGCACCTTACTTATTATCTAGCACATCCTGGCCGGCAACACATTTACATTAAATCCATGCGCAGAGGTCCACTTCGAAAAATAAGTttttatccccccctccccaaatcacCACCAATTTTCATTAAAATCTGGAAGCATTGGGGAATAGTAGATATTATAAATGGAACTATCATAAATGATCCGTTTATAGATCAAATTAATATATAGATAAGATGAAATAATCTCACAAAGGATATGCAATAAAGACTCGACAAGCTCATGCAACAATAAACATTGAACagtcctaatttaaaaaaaaaattatacagtagCAGGAGTGtcctatggagagagaaaaaaagaatatatCTGACATAAACTAGTTCTGAGTTGACCATATGGgtaataatgtatatataaatttCATAGGTTCTCTGTTTTCCTGAACCAtcaatgccatttttttttaaaagcttcaGGTTTATCGAGCACAGAAGTTGATGCTGAAGATGTACCATGGGCGGCGATGCTATTTCATTTCATTGGGACATCCTCCCGGTAGCCAGGGTGATGATGCATTTTCAGGGAAACGTCCCAAATGCAATGAAGTCAAAAAAATCAGCTATTGCAAATTTAATGGAGAATAAGAGTTCCTCTGCGTTCCACGGGGTATCTTGGCTTAGAAAAGCTATGAATATTCGAAAGGGTCTCATTCATCTGATGAACCATTATTAATTCTGCTAAATAAAGTGAGATACGAAAAAGGGAGAAGAGCTTGCGCGTGTAACTGATTATCCAGATACATTGAAATATACTGAAAGATATATATATTATCTATATAATATATTAATACATATATAAATAcatatgtgtgtttgtgagggcatatatatatctatatgtgtttaaaatatatttatatacacacatatagacatctatgcacatgtgtatgtgtgtgtgtttatttatatacattaaaaTCCTCAAAAATGTGGACTGTCGATTTATTTGGAGTGGGGTTGCTGTTCTCCCTTGTCCTTCCATAATAAAAGCTATCAGTGTATCTTGTATTttcttgggggaaggggggggggggggggttattttattGAGGCCACGTTATATTCAGTGGTCACTCTGGCTGGATGGGATACTCTGTTTTCAACATTACTAAAATTAACTGGGAAACTGATGTTGAAGCAGAGCAGATTTTGTCAAGAGAAATATAAAGAGTCACGTAAAATGAATTCTTTTGGCGAGTCTGGCCGCATTATGTGTTATATTTAATTGCAGGATTGAATACTTAGCCAAATTCTTCCAGTATACTAAATCAGGACATGGAATTGAATGAGTGTATGGAGAAAATGCATGGTTGCAAGAGGCTGCATGCTGTTAGAAGTCCGCTCTAGATCAATTGTAATTGCGCATTTCACGTTTTTAACCAAAGTATATCATTTAATATACGTGTACTTTAAAGCATTTTTAGATGCATCATGTACCCATGGTACAGGTTTGCAAAAATTTATAGAATGCCTTACCGGCAATATTCAGAAATTCTCACGCTTATCGATGATTGCATTGTTACGTAATTTAGAGATATAAAATACGAAATTACATCCGTTCAAGTATATAATCCATAACCCTGGGAAGAGTACACTAAACAGGTGTTCCTTTAATGTCCATTGGGTCGTACCTTAAATACCGTTACTTTTTCATAATGTTTTCTCTCTATTACGTGCTGACCGAACTGCAGAATTCTATTCGAATGCATAGTACGAGGGTCCAATTCCTCAGAAGAATCCTTACAATTAAAGGAAGTGATTAAAATCTCTCACACATGATGTGCTTACTTGGAGGTAAATCAACTTATTTTTTCCCTACAATGTCCACTTCACAATGCAATCGCTCACAAAAACACCATCTCCAGTCTAGCATCTCTCAAGAAAAATATGTTGCaacgttaccccccccccccccccaaaagtgcGCAGGAGTGAAAATTGAACAGCTTAAATGACTGATCCAACAATAAATAATTTTGAGGAGATAGTCGAGAAACTAGAGTTTGGAGAAATATGAAATGAATATCTTTTGTTCGTAATTAAATGTGTCAACAATATCACTTAAATGGGCGGCGTTGCCAAAGGCCCTTTTAAGAAATGAGGGCAACATTCTGAAACATGGGTTATGGAGCAAAATTGAATCGTTCTTTTTTCTTTAATGACAGCGAGGAAATACTTAGTGATCATTTCAAAAGTAAGTTTGAGCTACTCCGAACCAACGAGACCAACAATCAGAAACCATTCCGTCGGAGTTTAAAGCTTTCCCAAGGATGGAGGTGTGTAGGATTTGTTAAATTAATATTGTGTTGTATGCTAACCGTGGCATGGTTATTTATAACACAAACTAGATGCCACTTACTTCCCAGTTGTACACTGATAACTAGCTAGATCTATTGAATTTGAGTTCCCTGTGAATTTGCcctggtttctctctctctctctctctctctcacgacATTTCAACACAATGAATAGGGAAAGTGGTTCCCATTGTGTCCCGGTGATCTCAAAGTCATTGCAGTTTTTAAGCGGTGACTTGTGGCACTTTGATAACCGCCGGGAGCTGTCAGTGCAGCGGGCTTCTGAAAAATTTACAGTGCTAAATCGCAGCATA from the Narcine bancroftii isolate sNarBan1 chromosome 14, sNarBan1.hap1, whole genome shotgun sequence genome contains:
- the nr2f2 gene encoding COUP transcription factor 2 isoform X8, with amino-acid sequence MPPTQPTPGQFALTNGDPLNCHSYLSGYISLLLRAEPYPTSRYGSQCMQPNNIMGIENICELAARLLFSAVEWARNIPFFPDLQITDQVALLRLTWSELFVLNAAQCSMPLHVAPLLAAAGLHASPMSADRVVAFMDHIRIFQEQVEKLKALHVDSAEYSCLKAIVLFTSDACGLSDVAHIESLQEKSQCALEEYVRSQYPNQPTRFGKLLLRLPSLRTVSSSVIEQLFFVRLVGKTPIETLIRDMLLSGSSFNWPYMSIQ
- the nr2f2 gene encoding COUP transcription factor 2 isoform X1, which encodes MAMVVSTWRDPQDDVAGAQGTQPPPPQQGPQQPSGAPLTPQTPGQPGAPGTPAQSNQQQGEKQQQHIECVVCGDKSSGKHYGQFTCEGCKSFFKRSVRRNLTYTCRANRNCPIDQHHRNQCQYCRLKKCLKVGMRREVCSFRTAAVQRGRMPPTQPTPGQFALTNGDPLNCHSYLSGYISLLLRAEPYPTSRYGSQCMQPNNIMGIENICELAARLLFSAVEWARNIPFFPDLQITDQVALLRLTWSELFVLNAAQCSMPLHVAPLLAAAGLHASPMSADRVVAFMDHIRIFQEQVEKLKALHVDSAEYSCLKAIVLFTSDACGLSDVAHIESLQEKSQCALEEYVRSQYPNQPTRFGKLLLRLPSLRTVSSSVIEQLFFVRLVGKTPIETLIRDMLLSGSSFNWPYMSIQ
- the nr2f2 gene encoding COUP transcription factor 2 isoform X3, with protein sequence MAMVVSTWRDPQDDVAGAQGTQPPPPQQGPQQPSGAPLTPQTPGQPGAPGTPAQSNQQQGEKQQQHIECVVCGDKSSGKHYGQFTCEGCKSFFKRSVRRNLTYTCRANRNCPIDQHHRNQCQYCRLKKCLKVGMRREAVQRGRMPPTQPTPGQFALTNGDPLNCHSYLSGYISLLLRAEPYPTSRYGSQCMQPNNIMGIENICELAARLLFSAVEWARNIPFFPDLQITDQVALLRLTWSELFVLNAAQCSMPLHVAPLLAAAGLHASPMSADRVVAFMDHIRIFQEQVEKLKALHVDSAEYSCLKAIVLFTSDACGLSDVAHIESLQEKSQCALEEYVRSQYPNQPTRFGKLLLRLPSLRTVSSSVIEQLFFVRLVGKTPIETLIRDMLLSGSSFNWPYMSIQ
- the nr2f2 gene encoding COUP transcription factor 2 isoform X7, with the protein product MQHCAGMAVQRGRMPPTQPTPGQFALTNGDPLNCHSYLSGYISLLLRAEPYPTSRYGSQCMQPNNIMGIENICELAARLLFSAVEWARNIPFFPDLQITDQVALLRLTWSELFVLNAAQCSMPLHVAPLLAAAGLHASPMSADRVVAFMDHIRIFQEQVEKLKALHVDSAEYSCLKAIVLFTSDACGLSDVAHIESLQEKSQCALEEYVRSQYPNQPTRFGKLLLRLPSLRTVSSSVIEQLFFVRLVGKTPIETLIRDMLLSGSSFNWPYMSIQ
- the nr2f2 gene encoding COUP transcription factor 2 isoform X6; its protein translation is MQIISDTEQRQLQAMMFAVQRGRMPPTQPTPGQFALTNGDPLNCHSYLSGYISLLLRAEPYPTSRYGSQCMQPNNIMGIENICELAARLLFSAVEWARNIPFFPDLQITDQVALLRLTWSELFVLNAAQCSMPLHVAPLLAAAGLHASPMSADRVVAFMDHIRIFQEQVEKLKALHVDSAEYSCLKAIVLFTSDACGLSDVAHIESLQEKSQCALEEYVRSQYPNQPTRFGKLLLRLPSLRTVSSSVIEQLFFVRLVGKTPIETLIRDMLLSGSSFNWPYMSIQ
- the nr2f2 gene encoding COUP transcription factor 2 isoform X2; translation: MAMVVSTWRDPQDDVAGAQGTQPPPPQQGPQQPSGAPLTPQTPGQPGAPGTPAQSNQQQGEKQQQHIECVVCGDKSSGKHYGQFTCEGCKSFFKRSVRRNLTYTCRANRNCPIDQHHRNQCQYCRLKKCLKVGMRREVCSFRTAAVQRGRMPPTQPTPGQFALTNGDPLNCHSYLSGYISLLLRAEPYPTSRYGSQCMQPNNIMGIENICELAARLLFSAVEWARNIPFFPDLQITDQVALLRLTWSELFVLNAAQCSMPLHVAPLLAAAGLHASPMSADRVVAFMDHIRIFQEQVEKLKALHVDSAEYSCLKAIVLFTSDACGLSDVAHIESLQEKSQCALEEYVRSQYPNQPTRFGKLLLRLPSLRTVSSSVIEQLFFVRLVQEDALTTLTLGFWKWQKKKCSNSQ
- the nr2f2 gene encoding COUP transcription factor 2 isoform X4, giving the protein MAMVVSTWRDPQDDVAGAQGTQPPPPQQGPQQPSGAPLTPQTPGQPGAPGTPAQSNQQQGEKQQQHIECVVCGDKSSGKHYGQFTCEGCKSFFKRSVRRNLTYTCRANRNCPIDQHHRNQCQYCRLKKCLKVGMRREVCSFRTAAVQRGRMPPTQPTPGQFALTNGDPLNCHSYLSGYISLLLRAEPYPTSRYGSQCMQPNNIMGIENICELAARLLFSAVEWARNIPFFPDLQITDQVALLRLTWSELFVLNAAQCSMPLHVAPLLAAAGLHASPMSADRVVAFMDHIRIFQEQVEKLKALHVDSAEYSCLKAIVLFTSDACGLSDVAHIESLQEKSQCALEEYVRSQYPNQPTRFGKLLLRLPSLRTVSSSVIEQLFFVRLVEHRPETSASDLWK
- the nr2f2 gene encoding COUP transcription factor 2 isoform X5, with the protein product MAMVVSTWRDPQDDVAGAQGTQPPPPQQGPQQPSGAPLTPQTPGQPGAPGTPAQSNQQQGEKQQQHIECVVCGDKSSGKHYGQFTCEGCKSFFKRSVRRNLTYTCRANRNCPIDQHHRNQCQYCRLKKCLKVGMRREVCSFRTAAVQRGRMPPTQPTPGQFALTNGDPLNCHSYLSGYISLLLRAEPYPTSRYGSQCMQPNNIMGIENICELAARLLFSAVEWARNIPFFPDLQITDQVALLRLTWSELFVLNAAQCSMPLHVAPLLAAAGLHASPMSADRVVAFMDHIRIFQEQVEKLKALHVDSAEYSCLKAIVLFTSDACGLSDVAHIESLQEKSQCALEEYVRSQYPNQPTRFGKLLLRLPSLRTVSSSVIEQLFFVRLISILMKGRRTT